In one Streptomyces marincola genomic region, the following are encoded:
- a CDS encoding TetR family transcriptional regulator encodes MAEQPLTARGAATYQRILDVATQEFAAYGIAGARVERIVAAARTNKAQLYAYFGSKEGLFDAIFFGSLDRIVNVVPIDAADLAEWAVRLYDEYLRRPDLIRLATWARLERRHEGHLVDDADRRDDGKLRAIVEAQAAGSVRQGDPFDLMAMVIAMSMAWSPVSNVYAATAQEPPELHDRRRALLRESVRRAVAP; translated from the coding sequence ATGGCCGAGCAGCCCCTGACCGCGCGCGGCGCCGCGACGTACCAGCGCATCCTCGATGTCGCCACCCAGGAGTTCGCCGCGTACGGGATCGCCGGCGCGCGCGTCGAGCGGATCGTGGCCGCGGCGCGCACGAACAAGGCGCAGCTCTATGCCTACTTCGGCAGCAAGGAGGGGCTGTTCGACGCCATCTTCTTCGGCTCGCTCGACCGCATCGTGAACGTCGTCCCCATCGACGCCGCCGACCTCGCGGAGTGGGCCGTGCGCCTCTACGACGAGTACCTGCGCCGCCCCGACCTGATCCGGCTCGCCACCTGGGCGCGCCTGGAGCGACGCCATGAGGGCCACCTGGTGGACGACGCGGACCGCCGCGACGACGGGAAACTGCGCGCGATCGTCGAGGCGCAGGCCGCCGGCTCCGTGCGCCAGGGGGATCCGTTCGACCTCATGGCCATGGTGATCGCCATGTCGATGGCGTGGTCGCCGGTCAGCAATGTCTACGCGGCGACGGCGCAGGAGCCGCCGGAGCTGCACGACCGGCGCCGGGCCCTGCTCCGCGAGAGCGTCCGCCGCGCCGTGGCGCCCTGA